The following are from one region of the Petrotoga mobilis SJ95 genome:
- a CDS encoding NUDIX domain-containing protein — protein MDLIEKELSKEVIFRGKILDLEKYHVELPNKNTSTREVVNHPGAVAILPVDDEGNIYLVKQYRFPIRKVLIEIPAGKFDSPNEDPLECGKRELAEEIGKQANKWIELGYIYTTPGFSNEKIYLYLAKELTEVGVNPDDDEFVEILKVTTDEMKEMIKKGEITDSKSICAFYKYLLL, from the coding sequence ATGGATTTAATAGAAAAAGAATTATCAAAAGAAGTGATCTTTAGAGGGAAAATCTTAGATCTAGAAAAATACCACGTTGAATTGCCCAATAAAAACACTTCAACCAGAGAAGTTGTCAACCATCCGGGGGCAGTAGCGATATTGCCGGTAGATGATGAAGGGAACATCTATCTTGTTAAACAATACAGATTCCCAATAAGAAAAGTATTAATAGAAATACCTGCAGGAAAGTTTGATTCCCCCAATGAGGACCCTTTGGAATGCGGTAAAAGGGAATTAGCAGAAGAAATAGGGAAGCAAGCAAATAAATGGATTGAATTAGGATACATATACACAACCCCGGGTTTTTCAAACGAAAAAATATATTTATATTTAGCAAAAGAATTAACTGAAGTAGGAGTCAATCCTGACGATGACGAGTTTGTTGAAATCTTAAAAGTAACCACAGATGAAATGAAAGAGATGATAAAAAAAGGCGAAATTACCGATTCAAAAAGTATTTGCGCTTTCTACAAATATTTACTTCTTTAA
- the gltX gene encoding glutamate--tRNA ligase produces MISNTVRTRFAPSPTGYLHVGGARTALFNYLFSKKNEGKFILRIEDTDIERSTKESEDQLINTLKWLNLNWDEGPIIGGDYEPYRQSERLEIYQRRAKELIEKGKAYEAYISPEEIEEVKNQLISEGKPPHYTYDLISKYNTKERIEEYNYKGLKPVIFLKMPQKDYELDDKIKGKVIFKKGSIGDFIILRSNGIPTYNFAVVVDDIEMKITHVIRGDDHLPNTLRQMAIYEAFEVEPPIFAHVSMILGPDGKKLSKRHGATSVEEFMVQGYLPEAVDNYLALLGWSHPEGKEILPLSEIIDNFTLDRVNSSPAIFDEKKLKWMNGQYLRNKPLEEIYQLAEPFVTGSKLLSKEQYEVNKKWVIKALETILSSVEILSEIPEKMEVFLKDVYPDTNDPEFKEYFDKRGVKEAINLIYKYFNEDDRWDTQTITENLKNAMNEANPQKKPFYMSLRKILTDSFHGPDLINTIFLLGRNTVLERLQRVIEI; encoded by the coding sequence ATGATCTCAAATACTGTAAGAACAAGGTTTGCACCAAGTCCAACAGGATATCTCCACGTTGGTGGAGCTAGAACGGCACTTTTTAATTATCTCTTTTCCAAAAAAAATGAAGGAAAATTTATCTTAAGAATCGAAGATACAGACATAGAACGTTCAACAAAAGAATCTGAAGATCAACTTATAAACACTCTAAAATGGTTGAATTTGAATTGGGATGAAGGACCTATAATTGGCGGAGATTATGAACCTTATCGCCAAAGTGAAAGGTTAGAAATCTATCAGCGAAGAGCAAAGGAACTAATAGAAAAAGGTAAAGCATACGAGGCATATATCTCACCAGAAGAAATAGAAGAAGTAAAAAACCAGTTAATAAGCGAAGGTAAACCGCCACATTATACCTATGATTTGATTTCAAAGTACAACACAAAGGAAAGAATTGAAGAGTACAATTACAAAGGGTTAAAACCCGTTATTTTTTTGAAGATGCCTCAGAAAGATTATGAACTCGATGATAAAATAAAGGGTAAAGTTATCTTTAAGAAAGGTTCTATTGGTGATTTTATAATTTTAAGAAGTAATGGTATACCTACATATAATTTTGCTGTCGTTGTAGACGATATCGAAATGAAAATCACCCATGTTATCAGGGGGGACGATCATTTACCAAATACTTTGCGACAAATGGCGATTTATGAGGCTTTTGAGGTGGAACCCCCAATATTTGCACATGTTTCAATGATCTTGGGACCAGATGGCAAAAAATTATCCAAAAGACATGGAGCTACCTCTGTCGAAGAGTTTATGGTTCAAGGATATTTGCCTGAAGCTGTTGACAATTATCTGGCACTGCTTGGTTGGTCTCATCCTGAGGGTAAGGAAATATTGCCTCTCTCTGAAATAATTGATAATTTTACTTTGGATAGAGTCAATTCAAGCCCTGCAATATTCGATGAGAAAAAATTAAAATGGATGAATGGGCAGTATCTAAGAAATAAGCCTTTGGAAGAAATCTATCAACTTGCAGAACCTTTTGTGACTGGATCAAAACTTCTAAGCAAAGAACAATATGAAGTAAACAAAAAATGGGTTATTAAAGCTTTAGAAACTATTCTTTCTTCTGTTGAAATATTGAGCGAAATACCTGAAAAAATGGAAGTTTTTTTAAAAGATGTTTATCCAGATACAAACGATCCTGAATTTAAAGAATACTTTGATAAAAGAGGAGTAAAAGAAGCTATCAACTTGATTTATAAGTATTTCAATGAAGATGACAGATGGGATACACAAACTATAACAGAGAATTTAAAGAATGCTATGAACGAAGCCAATCCTCAAAAGAAACCATTTTACATGTCTTTAAGAAAAATTTTAACGGATTCATTTCATGGACCCGATTTGATAAATACGATATTTTTATTAGGTAGGAATACTGTTTTGGAAAGACTTCAAAGGGTGATCGAGATTTGA
- the cysS gene encoding cysteine--tRNA ligase: MKIYDTLSGQVVDLVPVKEGEIKIYLCGPTVYNLLHIGNARPIIIFDAFRRFLEYIGYKVTLVQNFTDIDDKIIEQAKKENLPFEEVGKRYIIEYWRDMTALKARAFNFHPKTTNYVDEIISYIKELEEKGYAYKAENGDVYFEVEKFSRYGELSHRKVEDLKVGVRVEVSEYKKNPLDFALWKASKEGEPFWESPWGKGRPGWHIECSVMSSEILGDTFDIHAGGNDLIFPHHENERAQAIAKSGKDFAKYWMHNGMIRMAQDKMSKSLGNVWYLRDLLKKFDSDVLKIFILSKHYRIPIDVSEELLRNQEVSVNRVKESLNEAETFFNGKVPCPQKMNYFKEQEEYLISSLSNDFDTPSVVARIFELSRDLNKALNSRDEETIKNNYYIIRNIYGSVLGVFETNEQIQKNNVELNQLMEIILNVRSALREEKLYNLSDYIRDNLSKIGIEIKDTPEGTKWS; the protein is encoded by the coding sequence ATTAAAATATACGATACTTTAAGTGGACAAGTAGTTGATTTAGTACCGGTGAAAGAAGGCGAAATAAAGATTTATCTTTGTGGACCAACAGTCTACAACTTGTTACACATTGGCAATGCAAGACCTATTATAATATTTGATGCCTTTAGACGTTTTTTGGAATATATTGGTTACAAAGTTACATTAGTACAGAACTTCACTGATATAGACGATAAGATCATTGAACAAGCAAAAAAAGAGAACTTACCTTTCGAAGAGGTAGGGAAAAGATATATAATTGAATACTGGAGAGATATGACGGCTCTTAAAGCTAGGGCTTTTAATTTCCACCCAAAAACTACCAACTATGTTGATGAAATTATTTCTTATATAAAAGAACTTGAAGAAAAAGGCTATGCTTATAAGGCTGAAAATGGAGATGTTTACTTTGAAGTGGAAAAATTTTCAAGATATGGAGAGTTATCTCACAGAAAGGTCGAAGATCTGAAAGTAGGGGTTAGGGTAGAAGTCTCCGAATACAAAAAAAATCCTTTGGACTTTGCCCTATGGAAGGCTTCAAAAGAAGGGGAACCATTTTGGGAAAGTCCATGGGGAAAAGGTCGCCCAGGGTGGCACATAGAATGTTCTGTTATGTCGTCTGAAATATTAGGCGACACCTTTGATATTCATGCGGGAGGTAACGATCTCATCTTTCCTCATCACGAGAACGAAAGAGCCCAAGCTATAGCAAAAAGTGGTAAGGATTTTGCAAAATACTGGATGCACAACGGAATGATTCGTATGGCACAAGATAAGATGTCAAAATCTTTGGGGAACGTCTGGTATTTAAGAGACCTTTTGAAAAAGTTTGATTCGGATGTCTTAAAAATTTTTATACTCAGCAAGCATTATCGTATACCTATAGATGTAAGTGAAGAATTGCTTCGTAACCAAGAGGTATCAGTTAATAGAGTTAAAGAATCTTTGAATGAGGCTGAAACTTTCTTTAACGGGAAAGTCCCTTGTCCTCAGAAAATGAATTATTTTAAAGAGCAAGAGGAGTATCTCATTAGTAGCCTTTCGAATGATTTTGATACACCATCAGTTGTGGCAAGAATTTTCGAATTATCAAGAGATTTAAACAAAGCGTTAAATTCACGTGATGAAGAAACAATAAAAAATAATTATTATATAATAAGAAATATTTACGGGAGTGTCCTGGGGGTTTTTGAAACTAACGAACAAATACAGAAGAACAATGTAGAATTAAATCAACTAATGGAAATCATTCTAAACGTAAGATCTGCTCTTAGAGAAGAAAAGTTATACAATCTTTCAGACTATATACGGGATAACTTAAGCAAAATTGGCATAGAAATAAAAGATACCCCTGAAGGAACAAAATGGTCTTAG
- a CDS encoding chemotaxis protein CheX, whose translation MQKPYVVKEIEKHYDVVTNIGFTGELEGNILYSFTENVAKDIVNNMMDGIMKIDEIDDMAISAIGELGNMVSGSIGTNLEKYGYNIIVTPPSVFTGKIVKVNSKGVIIEFPVYVSGDNEMDLYFIYREIYKNS comes from the coding sequence TTGCAAAAGCCATATGTCGTTAAAGAAATTGAAAAACACTATGATGTGGTTACTAATATTGGTTTTACCGGTGAACTTGAAGGGAACATTCTTTATTCTTTTACTGAGAATGTAGCAAAGGATATAGTTAATAACATGATGGATGGTATTATGAAAATAGACGAGATTGATGATATGGCGATTAGTGCAATAGGAGAACTTGGCAACATGGTTTCTGGATCCATAGGTACTAATCTTGAAAAATATGGTTACAATATAATTGTAACTCCTCCTTCCGTATTTACTGGTAAGATTGTAAAAGTCAATTCTAAAGGTGTTATAATAGAATTCCCAGTTTACGTTTCTGGTGACAACGAGATGGATTTGTACTTTATTTACAGAGAAATATACAAGAATTCTTAG
- the rpmB gene encoding 50S ribosomal protein L28, whose translation MARKCEICGKSPATGNTVAKSKVTTRRVWKPNLQKIRVVTDEGTVRRMYVCTKCLKSGKVQKA comes from the coding sequence ATGGCAAGAAAATGTGAAATTTGCGGAAAAAGTCCTGCAACCGGAAACACCGTTGCTAAATCAAAAGTAACAACAAGAAGGGTATGGAAGCCCAATCTTCAAAAGATAAGAGTAGTAACAGACGAAGGTACAGTAAGAAGAATGTATGTTTGTACGAAATGTTTAAAATCAGGAAAAGTTCAAAAAGCTTAA
- a CDS encoding diguanylate cyclase encodes MNEINENYEKLTGVEKDFILSQLQKNLEDSKNESFEFVEENFPSYILDDLNDLILIMDCDRKIVFVNKKINNFGFSKKDFIGKEIITFFEVDVKKQIEYFFRRHNQNKLLIFKSSFSERNGEKIPFEFKLENFRLNDENFYILIGKDLSESEKYKKEIEIIQKSQETIRKALEVSQIGIWEWDVNCGKFSYDERYKEILGYTKDPFEGKWEKFEESINKEDTETLIKNIREHFLTKTSKFEGTYRIKDVDDNYKWFLSRGRVLERNKFGLPMNMVGAYLELTEDKKQIEEMKKEKDFIEKVVENMGQGLVLLDFDFNVKYANKSFYKMVEFDDRILDLKKVLDQRDWESFNENMQNLKRNTNNAISFESNLVTKSGVKVPVLITGVTYEEVGLSRIILVITDITEKKKLEEILKKYATFDDLTGSYNRRAGFYALEKYFQLAKRRQEPLSVVFIDIDNLKYINDNYGHDAGDYILRKVTDVLKNTLRESDLIIRVGGDEFVLGLPNAEEIDVHKIFERILSQLKEVKVDGNVRINLSYGVSEYKDFQKDINLESLIKEADNKMYEMKKAKK; translated from the coding sequence GTGAATGAAATTAACGAGAACTACGAAAAACTTACAGGGGTAGAGAAAGACTTCATACTGTCTCAACTTCAAAAAAATTTAGAGGATTCAAAAAACGAGAGTTTTGAATTTGTCGAAGAAAACTTCCCTTCTTACATTTTAGATGACTTGAATGATCTTATACTTATTATGGATTGTGACAGAAAAATTGTTTTCGTTAACAAGAAGATCAATAATTTCGGTTTTTCAAAAAAAGATTTTATCGGTAAAGAGATCATAACTTTTTTTGAGGTTGACGTTAAGAAACAGATCGAATATTTCTTTAGAAGGCATAATCAAAATAAGTTGTTGATTTTCAAATCGTCTTTTTCCGAAAGAAATGGAGAAAAAATACCTTTTGAATTTAAATTAGAAAATTTTCGGCTAAACGATGAAAACTTCTACATATTAATTGGAAAGGATTTAAGCGAAAGTGAAAAATACAAAAAAGAGATTGAAATCATTCAAAAAAGCCAAGAAACTATTCGAAAAGCTTTAGAAGTGTCTCAAATAGGAATTTGGGAGTGGGATGTGAACTGTGGTAAATTCAGTTATGACGAAAGATACAAAGAAATCTTAGGATACACAAAAGACCCTTTTGAAGGCAAATGGGAGAAATTCGAAGAGTCGATCAATAAAGAAGACACTGAAACATTAATAAAAAATATAAGAGAACATTTTTTGACTAAAACAAGTAAATTTGAAGGAACTTACCGTATTAAAGATGTGGACGATAATTATAAATGGTTTCTTTCAAGGGGGAGAGTTTTAGAACGAAACAAGTTTGGACTGCCGATGAATATGGTTGGAGCCTATTTAGAACTAACTGAAGATAAAAAGCAAATTGAAGAAATGAAGAAAGAGAAAGATTTTATTGAAAAAGTTGTTGAAAACATGGGACAAGGTCTGGTATTATTAGATTTTGATTTTAACGTTAAATATGCTAATAAATCATTCTACAAAATGGTAGAGTTTGATGACAGAATTTTAGATTTGAAAAAAGTTTTAGATCAAAGGGATTGGGAAAGTTTTAATGAAAATATGCAAAATTTAAAAAGAAACACCAATAATGCAATTTCTTTCGAATCTAACTTAGTTACGAAAAGCGGTGTCAAAGTCCCAGTTTTAATAACAGGTGTAACGTATGAAGAAGTTGGTTTGAGTAGAATTATCTTGGTCATAACAGACATTACTGAAAAGAAAAAACTTGAAGAAATACTTAAAAAATACGCAACTTTCGATGATTTAACTGGTTCTTATAACAGAAGAGCGGGTTTTTATGCTTTAGAAAAATATTTTCAACTTGCCAAAAGAAGACAAGAGCCTTTGTCTGTTGTTTTTATTGATATTGACAATCTTAAATACATAAACGACAATTACGGTCACGATGCAGGAGATTACATTCTAAGAAAGGTAACTGATGTTTTAAAAAATACCTTAAGAGAATCAGATTTGATAATACGAGTAGGTGGGGACGAATTCGTTTTAGGCCTTCCAAATGCGGAAGAAATCGATGTTCACAAAATTTTTGAAAGAATTTTAAGCCAACTCAAAGAGGTAAAAGTGGATGGTAATGTGAGGATTAATTTAAGTTACGGTGTTTCGGAATATAAAGATTTTCAAAAGGATATAAACCTTGAATCATTAATAAAAGAAGCTGATAATAAGATGTATGAGATGAAAAAAGCTAAGAAATGA
- a CDS encoding AfsR/SARP family transcriptional regulator, producing the protein MLNIYMLGDFQIFLDDNPIENLKSRKAREILKYLILNRGQKVSVFDLYDLFWPGFDDESARQNLNTTLYYIRKNLGLSSDELTLQEDFCTFSKSKDIYIDFEEFLALSDEGFKEKEINRRLFLFSKAVSLYKGELLQENVHEEWVREKREYLKRIYVDMLIEMGNIHQKMNNPIDAHYYFQKAFYYSQREDSWLRLIKFYTENNELEKARGLFNEYKDIFGHAKEFPFSPPIVNNGELTAFYEKNGNLLSSELFDIVLELEKIKRDKDHLLVEIKMHSSFDDKLINEIKKIVRQEDLISYNSQDIYILFRGIKNLSDSREIVVKKINNLLNEKGFKYSVVKVE; encoded by the coding sequence ATGTTAAATATTTATATGTTAGGGGATTTTCAAATTTTTCTTGATGACAATCCAATAGAAAATTTAAAGTCAAGAAAAGCTAGAGAAATTCTAAAATATCTTATTCTCAACAGAGGCCAAAAGGTTTCCGTTTTTGATTTGTACGATCTCTTTTGGCCCGGTTTCGACGATGAAAGTGCCAGACAAAATTTAAATACCACACTATATTATATTAGAAAAAATTTAGGACTTAGTAGCGATGAATTAACTTTACAAGAGGATTTTTGCACATTTTCAAAATCAAAAGACATATATATAGATTTTGAAGAATTTTTAGCCTTAAGCGATGAAGGGTTTAAAGAGAAAGAAATCAATAGACGTTTGTTTTTATTCTCAAAGGCGGTTAGTTTATACAAAGGTGAGTTATTACAAGAAAACGTTCACGAAGAATGGGTAAGAGAAAAAAGGGAATATTTAAAACGTATATACGTTGATATGTTAATTGAAATGGGCAATATTCACCAAAAAATGAATAACCCAATAGATGCGCATTATTATTTTCAAAAAGCTTTTTATTATTCACAAAGAGAAGATAGTTGGTTAAGATTGATTAAATTCTACACAGAAAACAATGAACTTGAAAAAGCTAGAGGTTTATTCAACGAATACAAAGATATTTTTGGTCATGCAAAAGAATTTCCATTCTCTCCACCCATCGTGAATAATGGAGAATTAACAGCATTTTACGAAAAAAATGGTAACCTTTTGTCGTCAGAATTATTTGATATAGTTCTTGAACTTGAGAAAATTAAAAGAGATAAAGACCACCTATTAGTGGAGATTAAAATGCATTCTTCTTTTGACGACAAATTAATTAATGAAATAAAAAAGATCGTCAGGCAAGAAGATTTAATAAGTTATAATTCTCAAGATATATATATTTTATTTAGAGGAATTAAAAACCTTTCTGATAGTAGAGAGATTGTTGTTAAAAAGATCAATAATCTTTTAAATGAAAAAGGTTTCAAATACTCTGTAGTAAAGGTCGAATAA
- a CDS encoding type II secretion system protein GspD has translation MIKSVLKRSLSFVILSLMCFLAFSQESTAPKVTATFYNTDLIEALNEISLQTGVTILTDQYLSGLVTADFVEVDLEKALNILLLPGGYSYKKIDENVYFVGLADPQSHNFLNLAEMQVFSLNYISVEKFLNLIPENLHQYIKTNEETNQIVVYAPQNTIDYIKDLVDKLDKREPYIELTVYIVETNERYSDLIKGNVFNINQKGIINSFSFTSPAIGFSVQDLFEAEIEMYEKNETANLVTKQVVNVLPGEPALLSLKNLESIVFTTYRNEFRNIESGIEIEMTPTMMNQILQISFRTKTTNLMEVTNDSYLLSESELETKVNLNPNEILLIADLDLSQLYSKNGGTTLLKDLPFLRFLFGDNQNIDESKRMMIFLTATPTFEGVDQN, from the coding sequence GTGATAAAAAGCGTATTAAAAAGGTCCCTTTCTTTTGTTATTTTATCACTTATGTGTTTTTTAGCCTTCTCCCAAGAAAGTACTGCCCCAAAAGTGACTGCAACTTTCTATAACACCGATTTGATAGAAGCTCTGAACGAAATCTCTCTTCAAACGGGGGTAACGATTTTAACCGATCAATACTTGAGTGGCTTGGTCACAGCAGACTTTGTAGAAGTGGATTTAGAAAAAGCGTTGAATATACTTCTACTTCCCGGTGGCTACTCTTACAAAAAAATTGATGAAAATGTTTACTTTGTGGGATTAGCTGATCCTCAAAGTCATAATTTTTTGAACTTAGCTGAAATGCAAGTGTTTTCTTTGAATTATATTTCGGTGGAAAAATTTTTAAATTTGATTCCCGAAAATCTACACCAATACATAAAAACTAACGAAGAAACTAACCAAATAGTCGTGTATGCTCCACAAAATACAATAGATTATATAAAAGATCTGGTTGACAAGTTGGATAAGAGGGAACCATATATTGAATTAACCGTTTATATCGTTGAAACAAATGAAAGGTACTCTGATTTGATAAAGGGCAACGTGTTCAACATAAACCAAAAAGGTATAATTAACAGTTTTTCTTTTACGAGTCCTGCAATTGGATTTTCTGTACAAGATCTTTTTGAAGCTGAAATAGAGATGTACGAAAAGAACGAAACCGCAAATTTAGTTACTAAACAGGTTGTCAACGTTTTACCAGGAGAACCAGCGTTATTAAGTTTGAAGAATCTAGAGAGTATCGTTTTTACTACCTACAGAAACGAATTCAGAAATATTGAAAGTGGAATAGAAATAGAAATGACCCCAACTATGATGAATCAAATACTTCAAATTTCTTTTAGGACAAAAACAACAAACTTAATGGAAGTCACAAATGATAGCTATTTACTTTCAGAATCGGAGTTGGAGACTAAAGTGAATTTAAACCCCAACGAAATTTTGCTAATTGCTGATTTAGATTTGAGTCAACTTTATTCAAAAAATGGGGGAACAACTTTGTTAAAAGATCTTCCATTTCTTAGATTTTTATTCGGTGATAACCAAAACATTGATGAGAGCAAACGGATGATGATATTTTTAACTGCTACCCCAACCTTTGAAGGGGTTGATCAAAATTGA